The following proteins are encoded in a genomic region of Methanobrevibacter sp.:
- a CDS encoding DNA-directed RNA polymerase subunit H yields the protein MSKIDILEHKLVPNHEIMSDSEIEEELGNADFEIKSLPKIKKDDPVVKTIGAVAGDILRITRGSQTAGTFVTYRMVE from the coding sequence TTGTCAAAAATAGATATATTAGAACATAAACTTGTTCCAAACCATGAAATAATGTCTGATTCAGAAATTGAAGAAGAACTTGGTAATGCTGATTTTGAAATTAAAAGTCTTCCTAAAATTAAAAAAGATGATCCTGTAGTTAAAACTATTGGTGCTGTTGCAGGAGACATATTGAGAATTACTCGTGGTAGTCAAACTGCTGGTACTTTCGTCACTTATAGAATGGTTGAATAG
- a CDS encoding DNA-directed RNA polymerase subunit B'' yields MTEKNWELVDAFFNEYDLVDHHIKSYNDFVNNRIQNIIDITEPITLEDGKYTLKTGKVTIEKPFTKEADGSKSMIYPTEARLRNLNYSAHMYLEMALNAEGEDNELENVYIGELPVMLKSDICHLNGLSDEELVENGEDPQDLGGYFIVNGSERAVVTMEEIAPNKIILERIGEPEERRAKAIVTSIKSGFRARISLEYKKPRKKGVFLRISFPYVPGEIPLVILLRALGLVTDQKIIEAITDDFNYQMIIADDIQVSNDTLKLDREAMKEMSQKEREEYLQLAAIKYIGNRVAKGMTEEYRVKRANDVINRYLLPHMGIEEGRRIDKAIYLAEMTEMLLQVIHGEREPHDKDHYTNKRLRVSGDLMEDLFRVAFTSLTRDMSYQLERSISRGKELSIKQAVRSDVLTENIKHAIATGNWVGGRAGVSQLLDRTSYMGTLSHLRRVVSPLTRSQPHFEARDLHPTQFGKICPNETPEGPNCGLVKNLALMCNISEGSDEQEIKDVIEKMDVLN; encoded by the coding sequence ATGACAGAGAAGAATTGGGAATTAGTTGATGCATTTTTCAATGAATATGATTTGGTAGATCATCATATTAAGTCATATAATGATTTTGTAAACAATAGGATACAAAATATTATAGATATTACCGAACCTATTACTTTAGAAGATGGTAAATACACTTTAAAAACTGGTAAAGTCACTATTGAGAAACCATTTACTAAAGAAGCTGACGGTTCTAAAAGTATGATTTATCCTACTGAAGCAAGACTCAGAAATTTAAACTATTCTGCTCATATGTACTTGGAAATGGCTTTAAATGCTGAAGGGGAAGACAATGAGTTGGAAAATGTTTATATTGGTGAATTGCCAGTAATGCTTAAATCTGATATTTGTCATTTGAATGGTTTGAGCGATGAGGAATTAGTTGAAAACGGTGAAGATCCACAAGATTTAGGTGGTTACTTTATTGTTAACGGTTCTGAAAGGGCTGTAGTGACAATGGAGGAAATTGCACCAAATAAAATTATTCTTGAAAGGATTGGAGAACCAGAAGAAAGAAGAGCAAAAGCTATTGTAACTTCAATTAAAAGTGGTTTCAGAGCAAGAATTTCTTTAGAATATAAAAAACCACGTAAAAAAGGTGTATTTTTAAGAATTTCTTTCCCTTATGTTCCAGGTGAAATTCCACTTGTAATTTTACTTAGAGCTTTAGGATTGGTCACTGATCAGAAAATCATTGAAGCAATTACCGATGACTTTAACTATCAAATGATTATTGCAGACGATATTCAAGTATCCAACGATACTTTAAAATTAGATCGGGAAGCAATGAAGGAAATGTCCCAAAAAGAGAGAGAGGAATACTTGCAACTTGCAGCTATCAAGTACATTGGTAACCGTGTAGCTAAAGGTATGACTGAAGAATATCGTGTCAAACGTGCAAATGACGTAATCAACCGTTACTTATTACCTCATATGGGTATTGAAGAGGGTAGACGTATCGACAAAGCAATATATCTTGCAGAAATGACTGAAATGTTGCTCCAGGTTATTCATGGTGAAAGAGAACCTCACGATAAGGACCACTACACCAATAAAAGACTTAGAGTATCTGGTGACTTAATGGAAGACTTGTTTAGAGTTGCATTTACAAGTTTAACAAGAGATATGAGCTATCAACTTGAAAGAAGTATTTCTCGTGGAAAAGAACTCTCAATCAAACAAGCTGTTCGTTCCGATGTTTTAACCGAAAACATTAAGCATGCTATTGCTACTGGAAATTGGGTAGGTGGAAGAGCTGGGGTAAGCCAATTGTTAGATAGGACAAGTTATATGGGTACATTGTCTCACTTAAGACGTGTCGTATCTCCTTTAACAAGAAGTCAACCTCACTTTGAAGCTAGGGATTTGCACCCAACACAATTTGGTAAAATTTGTCCTAACGAAACTCCAGAGGGTCCGAACTGTGGTTTGGTAAAGAACTTAGCACTTATGTGTAATATTTCTGAAGGTTCTGACGAACAAGAAATTAAAGATGTAATTGAAAAGATGGATGTATTAAATTAG